A genomic window from Candidatus Krumholzibacteriia bacterium includes:
- a CDS encoding right-handed parallel beta-helix repeat-containing protein: protein MRRTLTAFLLLAAMAPAAVARTWYVKADHSGDAPTIQAGIDSAAVGDTVLVAAGTYGWTAQGTGNDYGMIYIQRGQNGFVLRGEGGAQSTVLDGEYRGRVMFVAGWNDIVVEGFTIRRGMAPAYGDWTGGGLATHLSHDIYRECVFRDNIANYGGAIWCGGVSSPQLVDCEFFNNQAINGGAVFLVNSSETPTFRNCTFTRNRATGSGGALYAVHNGFNLEQCLIAFNSAESQGGAIFARNVWPSSVTSCTIAENMAGEATAIFLNACPSVQVSRSIVARGSGSPTFTAINGSVLSISCSDVYGNSPDSFPAGVLDAGGNFSADPQFCGAVGSGVFSISGGSPCAPGLHPDGAGCGLIGALAPVCGGVSVKPITWGQLKDIYRGAR, encoded by the coding sequence ATGAGACGCACCCTGACGGCGTTTCTCCTTCTGGCCGCCATGGCACCCGCGGCCGTCGCTCGCACCTGGTACGTCAAGGCGGACCATAGCGGCGACGCTCCCACCATCCAGGCCGGTATCGACAGCGCGGCCGTCGGCGACACGGTGCTCGTCGCCGCCGGGACCTACGGCTGGACCGCGCAGGGAACCGGCAACGACTACGGCATGATCTACATTCAGCGCGGGCAGAACGGATTCGTGCTGCGTGGTGAGGGCGGTGCCCAGTCTACGGTGCTCGACGGCGAGTACCGGGGTCGCGTTATGTTCGTGGCCGGCTGGAACGACATCGTGGTGGAGGGATTTACCATCCGGCGGGGCATGGCGCCCGCGTATGGCGACTGGACCGGTGGGGGGCTCGCCACGCACCTCTCTCACGACATCTACCGGGAGTGCGTGTTCCGAGACAACATTGCCAACTACGGCGGGGCCATCTGGTGTGGTGGTGTGAGTTCGCCGCAACTGGTGGATTGCGAGTTCTTCAACAACCAGGCCATCAACGGCGGCGCGGTCTTTCTGGTCAACAGTTCGGAAACACCGACATTTCGCAATTGCACGTTCACCCGCAACCGGGCCACGGGCAGCGGGGGAGCGCTCTACGCGGTGCACAACGGCTTCAATCTCGAACAGTGCCTGATTGCCTTCAATTCAGCGGAGTCCCAGGGGGGTGCGATTTTTGCGCGCAACGTGTGGCCGAGTTCGGTGACCTCGTGCACGATCGCGGAGAACATGGCCGGAGAAGCAACGGCGATCTTCCTGAACGCCTGCCCCTCGGTGCAAGTGAGCCGCTCGATTGTCGCCCGCGGGTCGGGGTCGCCGACATTCACCGCGATCAACGGCAGCGTGTTGTCGATCTCGTGCAGCGACGTCTACGGCAACAGTCCGGACTCGTTCCCGGCCGGTGTGCTGGATGCGGGCGGGAATTTCTCCGCCGATCCCCAGTTCTGCGGGGCGGTGGGATCCGGCGTGTTCTCCATCTCGGGTGGCTCGCCGTGCGCGCCGGGTTTGCATCCGGATGGCGCGGGCTGCGGGCTGATTGGCGCGTTGGCACCGGTGTGCGGGGGCGTAAGTGTGAAACCCATTACCTGGGGCCAACTTAAGGACATATACCGCGGCGCCAGGTAG
- a CDS encoding amidohydrolase: protein MRRRFRARARLVPLGLFLPFLPVIVSAQTADILFENGVVWTGTSANGVTCVAVAGDRIVYVGNDAGGGDFRSARTRVVDLEGRLLLPGLVDAHAHLHGLGRALGEVALEGTRSAAEVAERVRQKQQQAVPGSWLHGRGWDQNDWSVTEFPTWRDLAGTEASPVYLGRVDGHALWLNRTALDACGITRDTPDPAGGRIIRDTDGEPTGVLVDNAENLVLAHVPEPAPEEVDARLRRAIRECNHLGLVGFHDAGTTPDVLASLRRIGAAGGLTLNVYAMLDSEYPSLLEGSFDAGPSEEFGGRLVIRCVKLRADGALGSRGAALLAPYDDDAGNIGLNVQPESTLYALTLAAFESGFQPATHAIGDRGNRLILDVYERAAAQARPQDARPRVEHCQIIDVNDLSRFAPMGVVASMQPTHATSDMPWAAVRVGEARLAGAYAWRSLLDSGAHMAFGSDAPVESVDPLWGIYAAVTRQDHAGNPPGGWRPGEKVTMDESLRAFTSGAAYAAFEESRAGIIAVGMRADLTVVDTNLLTCEPAAILGARAVMTVVHGEVVHEATD, encoded by the coding sequence GTGAGGCGCCGCTTCCGCGCGCGCGCGCGGCTGGTGCCGCTGGGTCTCTTTCTGCCCTTCCTGCCCGTCATCGTGTCCGCGCAGACCGCGGACATTCTCTTTGAAAACGGTGTTGTCTGGACCGGCACGTCCGCGAATGGCGTTACGTGCGTGGCGGTGGCCGGTGACCGCATCGTCTATGTGGGGAACGACGCGGGCGGAGGGGATTTCCGCTCCGCGCGCACCCGCGTGGTCGATCTGGAGGGGCGCCTGCTTCTGCCCGGTCTGGTGGACGCGCACGCGCACCTGCACGGTCTCGGGCGTGCGCTCGGCGAAGTCGCGCTGGAGGGAACGCGTTCGGCGGCGGAGGTCGCGGAACGCGTCCGCCAGAAGCAGCAGCAGGCCGTCCCGGGGTCATGGCTCCACGGCCGTGGCTGGGATCAGAACGACTGGAGCGTCACCGAATTCCCGACCTGGAGGGATCTTGCCGGCACCGAGGCAAGCCCGGTGTATCTGGGGCGCGTCGACGGACACGCGCTGTGGTTGAACCGCACGGCACTGGATGCGTGCGGCATCACGCGTGACACGCCGGACCCGGCGGGCGGGCGGATCATCCGCGACACCGATGGAGAACCCACCGGAGTTCTGGTCGATAACGCCGAGAATCTCGTTCTTGCGCATGTGCCGGAGCCGGCGCCAGAGGAAGTCGATGCACGCCTGCGCCGCGCCATCCGGGAGTGTAACCACCTCGGGCTGGTGGGCTTTCATGACGCGGGCACCACGCCCGATGTGCTCGCGTCGCTGCGCAGGATCGGCGCTGCCGGCGGTCTGACCCTGAACGTCTATGCAATGCTGGATTCGGAGTATCCGTCGCTGCTGGAGGGTTCCTTCGATGCCGGACCAAGCGAGGAGTTCGGCGGGCGGCTGGTCATACGATGCGTCAAGCTGCGTGCGGATGGCGCGCTGGGATCGCGTGGCGCCGCGCTGCTTGCCCCCTACGACGACGATGCCGGGAACATCGGTCTCAACGTGCAGCCGGAATCAACGCTGTACGCCCTCACCCTGGCCGCGTTCGAGAGCGGTTTCCAGCCGGCGACGCACGCCATCGGGGACCGGGGTAACCGACTCATCCTCGACGTGTACGAGCGGGCGGCCGCGCAGGCGCGGCCGCAGGACGCGCGTCCGCGCGTCGAGCACTGCCAGATTATCGACGTGAATGATCTGTCCCGTTTCGCGCCGATGGGTGTGGTTGCTTCGATGCAACCCACGCATGCCACCTCAGACATGCCGTGGGCCGCGGTGCGCGTGGGCGAGGCGCGCCTGGCCGGTGCGTACGCGTGGCGGTCGCTGCTCGACTCGGGCGCGCACATGGCGTTCGGTTCCGACGCGCCGGTGGAGTCGGTGGATCCCTTGTGGGGAATCTACGCAGCGGTAACCAGGCAGGATCACGCGGGAAATCCCCCCGGGGGATGGCGGCCGGGTGAGAAAGTCACAATGGACGAGTCGTTGCGCGCTTTCACCTCGGGAGCGGCGTACGCGGCCTTCGAAGAGTCGCGAGCCGGAATCATCGCGGTTGGTATGCGCGCCGATCTCACGGTCGTCGACACCAACCTCCTCACCTGCGAACCCGCCGCCATTCTCGGCGCGCGTGCCGTGATGACGGTGGTGCACGGCGAAGTCGTCCATGAGGCGACCGACTAG
- a CDS encoding SpoIIE family protein phosphatase: MTKKGFRLPFGRQDEGTADEVGALREENHQLRRAVEELSILNDLARAIGASVDSEDIIHKIVDRSMRAVQAEQTVVTLVDRDARQSMKTLVRAMTSSADHPHFHINENLIGWMHLYKKPLCTNDPTSDDRFRGLKWDASINSILCVPLMVKSELIGVVTSYNKKTQDGFTEEDQRLLAIIAGQSAQIIENARLYEEEKALAGMKEQIKLAAQIQQDLLPKNPPQLPGYELAASSDAAQMVGGDYFDFIHVPHDRWAVCLGDVSGKGLPASLLMANLQATLRGQTALDSPVGETISRSNRLIYESTDPEKFATLFIALLDSATHDLSYCNAGHENPILLRADGSVDRLPTGGMALGVLEDFPYEAGEARMEAGDIMVIYSDGIPDAVNEFEHPFGEERLIACLRESAAEPAGEILRRVVAAVREHEQGAERIDDLTIIVVKRTQ, translated from the coding sequence ATGACGAAAAAGGGTTTTCGCCTCCCGTTCGGGCGCCAGGACGAAGGGACCGCCGACGAGGTCGGGGCGCTTCGAGAGGAAAACCACCAGCTGAGGCGCGCGGTCGAGGAGTTGTCGATCCTCAACGACCTGGCCCGGGCCATCGGGGCCTCGGTGGATTCCGAGGACATCATCCACAAGATCGTGGACCGGTCCATGCGTGCCGTGCAGGCCGAGCAGACGGTGGTGACACTCGTCGACCGGGACGCGAGGCAGTCGATGAAGACCCTGGTACGGGCGATGACCTCCTCGGCCGATCATCCCCACTTCCATATCAATGAAAACCTCATCGGGTGGATGCACCTCTACAAGAAGCCCCTGTGCACCAATGACCCCACCTCCGACGACCGCTTCCGCGGGCTCAAGTGGGACGCGTCCATCAACTCCATCCTGTGCGTGCCGCTGATGGTGAAGTCCGAGCTCATCGGCGTGGTGACGAGCTACAACAAGAAGACCCAGGACGGCTTCACCGAGGAGGACCAGCGCCTGCTCGCGATCATCGCCGGCCAGTCCGCACAGATCATCGAGAACGCGCGCCTGTACGAGGAGGAGAAGGCGCTGGCGGGTATGAAGGAGCAGATCAAGCTCGCCGCGCAGATCCAGCAGGATCTCCTGCCCAAGAATCCGCCACAGCTGCCCGGTTACGAGCTTGCGGCCAGCAGCGACGCCGCACAGATGGTCGGCGGTGACTACTTCGACTTCATCCACGTGCCCCATGATCGCTGGGCGGTATGCCTGGGAGACGTGTCCGGCAAGGGGCTGCCGGCGTCCCTGTTGATGGCCAACCTGCAGGCAACGCTGCGCGGACAGACGGCTCTGGACTCACCGGTCGGGGAGACGATTTCGCGATCCAACCGCCTCATCTACGAGAGTACCGATCCCGAGAAGTTTGCGACACTATTCATCGCGCTGCTGGACTCGGCGACCCACGACCTGAGCTACTGCAACGCCGGCCACGAAAACCCCATCCTGTTGCGCGCGGATGGCAGCGTCGACCGCCTGCCGACGGGTGGTATGGCCCTCGGCGTGCTGGAGGATTTCCCCTACGAGGCGGGCGAGGCCCGAATGGAGGCCGGGGACATCATGGTGATCTATTCGGACGGGATTCCCGATGCGGTCAACGAATTCGAGCACCCCTTCGGGGAGGAACGGCTGATTGCCTGCCTGCGGGAGAGCGCGGCGGAACCGGCGGGGGAAATCCTCCGCCGCGTCGTGGCCGCTGTCCGCGAGCACGAGCAGGGCGCCGAGCGAATCGACGACCTGACCATCATCGTGGTCAAACGTACCCAGTGA
- a CDS encoding YCF48-related protein yields the protein MSSRVLIGPSCAAGFLLFLQALGVPHAHASGFAVGGNGLVIRSLDHGENWSSSNPAAVTLNGVHFVSDTHGWAVGNAGVLIRTVDGGQNWLQSSPGLLNLNDVHFVDVDTGWIVGDGGKVLRTADGGATWTTSTPTSAALRGVFFLDQDTGWAVGNGTVLRTVNGGVSWIAASPTTATLKDVWFTDASNGWVVGGNGVVLRTANGGSSWASSNPTTSGLNAVCFVDAQTGWAAGLSGSVLRTLDGGTNWSEQRPVATELRSIYFIDDRFGWAAGVGGALLRTSDGGETWIVSNPAAVALNGVFFASVPSGASVTVGTDPPGRSFTVDGVGYTSTQTFLWEAGSPHTIATTPTQTQGAGTRHLWQGWSDGGAISHTVSPVDDAAYTASFQTEYALDTQAGANGTVTPADAWYPAGADVVITATPAPGFAFNGWTGSGSGSYSGWANPATVRMNAPVTQVAAFGTEVTVVVSCVPAGRSFVVDGTTYSGSQQFTWTPGSSHTVDATSPQGVTADTRYLFSSWSDGGAASHTVALVSNTNLTTTFRAQYTLVTVAGSGGSVAPAGGWYDAGSIVTVTAVPDSGYSFQSWSGSGSGAYSGTQNPRNISINGPVIQTANFVPGITPAAPSVLTMLANAPNPFRDETDIRFGLPRTSDVDLEVFDVAGRRIFADSVPGMGAGWQSYRLDANRSDIDLRTGIYFVRISAAGATQTVRILLLR from the coding sequence ATGTCCTCCAGAGTTCTCATAGGGCCGTCCTGCGCGGCGGGGTTTCTTCTTTTCCTGCAGGCACTTGGCGTTCCGCACGCCCACGCCAGCGGTTTTGCGGTGGGTGGCAATGGACTGGTCATCCGGTCGCTCGATCATGGTGAGAACTGGTCGTCTTCCAATCCGGCCGCGGTGACGCTCAACGGCGTTCATTTCGTATCGGACACCCACGGCTGGGCCGTCGGCAACGCTGGCGTGCTGATCCGCACGGTGGATGGCGGCCAGAACTGGCTTCAGAGCAGCCCGGGGCTGCTCAATCTCAACGATGTACATTTTGTCGATGTCGACACCGGGTGGATCGTCGGGGACGGCGGAAAGGTGCTGCGTACCGCTGACGGCGGGGCGACGTGGACAACCTCGACACCGACCAGTGCCGCGCTGCGCGGCGTGTTCTTCCTGGATCAAGACACGGGCTGGGCGGTCGGCAATGGCACCGTACTGCGCACCGTGAATGGCGGTGTGAGCTGGATTGCCGCATCACCAACCACGGCCACACTGAAGGACGTGTGGTTCACCGATGCTTCCAACGGCTGGGTGGTGGGTGGAAACGGCGTCGTTCTCAGGACAGCCAACGGCGGGAGTTCATGGGCGTCTTCGAACCCGACCACGAGCGGTCTGAACGCGGTGTGTTTCGTCGACGCCCAGACCGGGTGGGCCGCCGGCCTGTCGGGCAGCGTGCTGCGCACGCTCGACGGTGGCACCAACTGGTCCGAACAGCGCCCCGTGGCGACCGAGCTGCGCAGCATCTACTTCATCGATGATCGCTTCGGCTGGGCGGCCGGCGTGGGGGGTGCGCTGCTGCGAACCAGCGATGGCGGCGAAACGTGGATCGTCTCCAACCCGGCCGCGGTCGCACTCAACGGGGTGTTCTTTGCGAGCGTGCCGTCGGGCGCAAGCGTGACCGTCGGCACCGATCCGCCCGGGCGGAGTTTCACCGTGGATGGCGTTGGCTACACCAGCACGCAGACCTTTCTCTGGGAGGCCGGGTCGCCGCACACCATCGCAACCACGCCCACCCAGACCCAGGGGGCGGGTACCCGCCACCTCTGGCAGGGATGGAGCGATGGCGGTGCGATAAGCCATACCGTGAGCCCGGTGGACGACGCGGCGTACACGGCGTCGTTTCAGACCGAGTACGCGCTCGACACGCAGGCGGGGGCAAACGGGACGGTGACGCCCGCCGACGCCTGGTATCCCGCCGGCGCGGACGTGGTGATCACCGCCACGCCGGCCCCGGGCTTTGCCTTCAACGGCTGGACGGGAAGCGGGAGCGGTTCGTACAGCGGATGGGCAAACCCCGCAACGGTGAGGATGAATGCGCCGGTCACCCAGGTGGCCGCGTTCGGAACCGAGGTGACGGTCGTGGTCAGTTGCGTGCCCGCCGGCCGCTCCTTCGTGGTGGACGGAACGACGTACAGCGGCTCGCAGCAGTTTACGTGGACGCCGGGGAGTTCGCACACCGTCGACGCCACCTCGCCCCAGGGAGTCACGGCCGACACGCGTTACCTGTTTTCCAGCTGGAGCGACGGCGGTGCGGCCAGTCATACCGTCGCACTCGTTTCCAACACGAACCTGACCACGACATTCCGCGCGCAGTACACGCTCGTCACCGTGGCCGGAAGCGGGGGATCGGTGGCCCCCGCGGGCGGCTGGTACGACGCCGGCAGCATCGTCACCGTGACCGCCGTGCCGGACTCCGGCTACTCGTTCCAGTCGTGGAGCGGAAGCGGGAGCGGCGCCTACAGCGGAACGCAGAATCCGCGCAACATCTCCATCAACGGCCCGGTGATCCAGACGGCGAACTTCGTGCCCGGCATCACGCCGGCGGCCCCGTCCGTTCTGACCATGCTGGCCAACGCCCCCAACCCGTTCCGCGACGAGACCGACATACGCTTCGGTCTGCCGCGGACGTCCGACGTGGATCTCGAGGTATTCGACGTCGCGGGCCGGCGCATCTTCGCCGACAGCGTCCCCGGGATGGGGGCGGGATGGCAATCCTATCGCCTGGACGCAAACCGGTCCGACATCGACCTGCGCACCGGAATCTACTTCGTCCGGATCTCAGCGGCCGGCGCCACGCAGACCGTCCGCATTCTATTACTCCGCTGA
- a CDS encoding protein kinase, with amino-acid sequence MIGRKIHHYQITEKLGEGGMGVVYRAEDTRLNRTVALKFLHPAIVARPEDQQRLVAEARAAAGLGHPNICTIFEINEIDGQTFIAMQFVEGSTLRDRVLSGRIEAVDALRYLIQIADGLKQAHEKNIVHRDMKSSNIMITPTGRAVIMDFGLARPVGQGKTDERFTSRGTSAYMSPEQARGEAVDQRTDIWSLGVVLYEMLAGQLPFRGDYEQAVLYSILNESHRPLADFRPGLPAAVLKIVDRCLVKDPADRYQSLDELIAALRRVLDSMTGVGRVARHPSRLSLVGIATAAIVTIIAGFLGYDFLRGRVAGGQDRVPIAVIDFDNDTDEAALDGLSGMLITALEQSRRLSVMTRARMLDILESLGRDEVARIDESAGQRICDAGGVGALVIPTIRRFGDLYTIDLKIMNTRTHKYIYTTRKEGRGQESIPGMIDEIARDIRIDLRDTSEAVASSAAVGDVTTTNLDAYQAYFEGETLLNDLDFAGAAEAFARAIENDSTFALAHYRLGYVEWWTRGHPEETKRHIGYAIEHLDRLPLKERYLVRSIQVSLDKGFEAQLPILKEMRGLYPDDKEMLFCLGDAEFHSAQYDSAAVHFASALAVDPNMDRALQHLTWTYMRLERKDDALKTAESWVQAAPSAEAYEYLATAHFMRDDVARAGQILDAVRKRYPESPRIPLRMAQVQFALGKPHDALKALDLAGELALEHEQFPTLYEIGAQRAMVIFPYLGRYRDAFAELDNGKTLLAQTLDDSTYVTGLLLSRAGLEYWAYQDPRRSLALLDAFDVAGADHKGKDYRRSMALFAMLSGDESRARAIMQEHKEKMTPAHVRSFDVFEAVHAGDCTRAAAILRELPSLKGYMSGSMPTLQYCVAVCELNSGDAASAIARLRKIVDEPLVSADTATIYGMAWLRLGNAYEKKGNVTDALSCYRKVLAMLKDGDPDLVSVREARENVDRLTAAGTM; translated from the coding sequence ATGATCGGCCGAAAGATCCATCACTACCAGATCACCGAGAAGCTCGGCGAGGGCGGCATGGGTGTCGTGTATCGCGCGGAGGATACCCGCCTCAACCGGACGGTTGCCCTCAAGTTCCTGCACCCGGCCATCGTCGCTCGCCCCGAGGACCAGCAGCGCCTGGTGGCCGAGGCGCGCGCCGCGGCCGGGCTGGGCCACCCGAATATCTGCACCATCTTCGAGATCAACGAGATCGATGGCCAGACGTTCATCGCCATGCAGTTCGTCGAGGGCTCCACGCTGCGCGACCGGGTGCTCTCCGGGCGCATCGAAGCGGTTGACGCGCTGCGCTACCTCATTCAGATCGCGGACGGGCTCAAGCAGGCCCACGAGAAGAACATCGTTCACCGCGACATGAAGAGTTCCAACATCATGATCACGCCGACGGGACGCGCGGTGATCATGGATTTCGGACTCGCGCGCCCGGTGGGGCAGGGCAAGACCGACGAGCGTTTCACGTCGCGCGGCACGTCCGCGTACATGTCGCCGGAGCAGGCGCGTGGGGAGGCGGTTGACCAGCGCACCGACATCTGGTCGCTGGGGGTGGTGCTCTACGAGATGCTCGCCGGGCAGTTGCCCTTCCGGGGGGACTACGAGCAGGCCGTCCTGTACTCCATACTGAACGAGTCCCACCGCCCGCTGGCGGACTTCCGACCCGGCCTGCCGGCCGCGGTGCTGAAGATCGTGGACCGCTGCCTGGTCAAGGATCCCGCCGACCGTTACCAGTCGCTCGACGAGTTGATCGCCGCCCTGCGCCGGGTGCTCGACAGCATGACCGGCGTGGGGCGCGTGGCCCGGCATCCCAGCCGCTTGAGCCTGGTGGGAATTGCAACCGCGGCGATCGTCACCATCATCGCCGGGTTTCTGGGCTACGACTTTCTGCGCGGACGCGTGGCTGGCGGACAAGACCGCGTCCCCATTGCGGTGATCGACTTTGACAACGATACCGACGAGGCGGCGCTAGACGGTCTCTCCGGGATGCTGATCACCGCGCTCGAGCAATCGCGGCGGCTTTCGGTGATGACGCGCGCGCGCATGCTGGACATCCTGGAGTCGCTGGGGCGGGACGAGGTGGCGCGCATCGATGAGTCGGCGGGGCAGCGCATCTGCGACGCGGGGGGGGTCGGCGCGCTGGTGATTCCGACCATCCGGCGCTTCGGCGACCTGTACACCATCGATCTGAAGATCATGAACACCCGCACCCACAAGTACATCTACACGACGCGCAAAGAGGGGCGGGGCCAGGAGAGCATCCCCGGCATGATCGACGAGATCGCGCGCGACATCCGCATCGACCTGCGCGACACCAGCGAGGCGGTGGCGAGCAGTGCGGCGGTGGGTGACGTGACGACCACGAATCTCGACGCCTACCAGGCGTACTTCGAAGGGGAGACCCTGCTCAACGACCTCGATTTCGCGGGCGCCGCCGAGGCCTTTGCGCGGGCCATCGAGAACGATTCGACCTTCGCGCTGGCGCACTACCGCCTGGGATACGTGGAGTGGTGGACGCGCGGCCACCCGGAGGAGACGAAGCGGCACATCGGCTATGCCATCGAACATCTCGACCGGCTCCCGCTCAAGGAACGCTACCTGGTGCGGTCCATCCAGGTGTCGCTGGACAAGGGCTTCGAGGCGCAGTTGCCCATCCTCAAGGAGATGCGGGGGCTCTATCCGGACGACAAGGAGATGCTGTTCTGCCTGGGTGACGCGGAGTTCCATTCCGCGCAATACGATTCCGCGGCGGTCCATTTTGCGTCGGCACTGGCGGTGGATCCCAATATGGACCGGGCGCTGCAGCACCTGACGTGGACCTACATGCGCCTGGAGCGCAAGGACGACGCCCTCAAGACGGCGGAAAGCTGGGTGCAGGCCGCACCCTCGGCCGAGGCCTACGAGTACCTGGCCACGGCTCATTTCATGCGCGACGACGTGGCCCGCGCGGGGCAGATCCTGGACGCGGTGCGCAAGCGCTACCCGGAGTCGCCGCGGATTCCGCTGCGCATGGCCCAGGTGCAGTTCGCGCTCGGCAAGCCCCACGACGCGCTCAAGGCGCTGGACCTGGCCGGGGAGCTGGCCCTGGAGCACGAGCAGTTTCCCACCCTGTATGAGATCGGTGCGCAGCGCGCGATGGTGATCTTCCCGTACCTGGGCCGCTACCGGGACGCGTTCGCGGAACTCGACAACGGCAAGACCCTGCTGGCGCAGACGCTGGACGATTCGACGTACGTCACCGGCCTGTTGCTGTCCCGCGCCGGGCTCGAGTACTGGGCCTACCAGGACCCGCGGCGCTCGCTGGCATTGCTGGATGCGTTCGATGTGGCCGGCGCGGACCACAAGGGGAAGGACTACCGGCGCTCGATGGCGCTCTTTGCCATGCTCAGCGGCGACGAGTCGCGGGCGCGGGCCATCATGCAAGAGCACAAGGAGAAGATGACCCCCGCGCATGTGCGCAGCTTCGATGTGTTCGAGGCGGTGCACGCGGGCGACTGCACGCGGGCCGCCGCCATCCTGCGCGAACTGCCCTCGCTCAAGGGTTATATGAGCGGTTCGATGCCCACGTTGCAGTACTGCGTGGCCGTGTGCGAACTCAACAGCGGGGACGCCGCTTCCGCCATCGCACGCCTGCGCAAGATCGTCGACGAGCCTCTGGTCAGCGCAGACACCGCCACCATCTACGGAATGGCATGGTTGCGGCTGGGCAACGCGTATGAGAAGAAGGGTAATGTCACTGATGCCCTGTCCTGCTACCGGAAGGTGCTCGCGATGTTGAAGGATGGCGACCCCGACCTGGTCAGTGTGCGCGAGGCGCGTGAGAACGTGGATCGTCTTACCGCGGCGGGGACCATGTGA
- a CDS encoding M14 family metallopeptidase codes for MVLMASPGTSPILTSEFDRSGGTRTGSYDEAIEMCRQLDRASSRVRFESFGSSGEDRALPVLIVDADGHHDPARVRRDGKLVVMIQAGIHAGEIDGKDAGFRLMQEIAIDGSRRDLLDHATIVFIPILNVDGHERTSPYNRANQNGPENMGFRTNATNLNLNRDYLKADTPEIRAWLALFNRWQPDLFIDCHVTDGADYQYVVTYAIETLQSADTEVSEWIRTRLEPGLEARMAAAGYPLAPYCLFRVWHDPGSGLQKLVAPPRFSTGYAALRNRVAILIETHMLKDYATRVRGTHRMLIETLEIANQEARVLRDAVTRADALVSGETFRRVPLPLDWAASFEESTMIDFLGYAYSVEKSSVTGGDWYRYSKEPVTVGVAYFDRPRVTAEARLPEAYVVPPQWVVAIQRVSDHGLASFILREPVTTQVSTVRFRDVTWAATPYEGHHPLEYKFDEVLEERTLAPGTVIIDLAQPGARVAAHLFEPAGPDALVRWDYFDASFEQKEYIESYVIEEMAHDMLARDAALVREFEEMKQDSTFAGNPDRIRDWFYRRTPYFDTRQNLYPVGRILDRDTVERLRRMSR; via the coding sequence ATGGTCCTCATGGCGTCGCCCGGGACCTCCCCCATCCTGACCAGCGAATTCGATCGATCCGGCGGCACCCGCACCGGAAGCTATGACGAGGCCATCGAGATGTGCCGGCAACTGGACCGCGCCTCGTCACGGGTCCGCTTCGAGAGCTTCGGAAGCAGCGGGGAGGACCGCGCACTCCCCGTGCTCATCGTAGACGCCGACGGGCACCACGACCCGGCGCGCGTACGCCGCGACGGCAAGCTGGTGGTGATGATCCAGGCCGGGATCCACGCCGGTGAGATCGACGGCAAGGACGCTGGTTTCAGGCTCATGCAGGAGATTGCCATCGACGGCAGCCGCCGGGACCTGCTCGATCACGCCACCATCGTTTTCATTCCCATACTGAATGTCGACGGGCACGAGCGCACCAGCCCGTACAACCGCGCCAACCAGAACGGCCCCGAGAACATGGGGTTTCGCACCAACGCCACCAACCTCAACCTGAACCGGGACTACCTCAAGGCGGACACGCCGGAGATACGCGCGTGGCTGGCACTGTTCAACCGATGGCAGCCGGACCTGTTCATCGATTGCCACGTCACCGACGGCGCGGACTACCAGTACGTCGTGACGTACGCCATCGAGACGTTGCAGAGCGCGGACACCGAAGTCAGCGAGTGGATTCGCACGCGGCTGGAGCCCGGCCTGGAGGCGCGCATGGCCGCCGCCGGCTACCCGCTCGCACCCTACTGCCTCTTCCGGGTGTGGCACGATCCCGGGAGCGGTCTTCAGAAACTCGTCGCGCCGCCGCGCTTCTCCACCGGGTACGCCGCCCTGCGCAACCGCGTGGCCATCCTCATCGAGACCCACATGCTGAAGGACTACGCCACGCGTGTGCGCGGCACCCACCGGATGCTCATCGAGACTCTCGAGATCGCCAACCAGGAGGCCCGGGTCCTGCGCGACGCCGTCACCCGCGCGGATGCGCTGGTTTCCGGCGAGACGTTTCGCCGCGTTCCCCTTCCGTTGGACTGGGCGGCGTCTTTTGAGGAGAGCACGATGATCGATTTCCTGGGCTACGCCTATTCGGTCGAGAAGAGCTCCGTGACCGGCGGCGACTGGTACCGTTACAGCAAGGAACCCGTGACCGTAGGCGTGGCTTATTTTGACCGCCCCCGGGTCACCGCCGAGGCCCGCCTGCCGGAGGCATACGTGGTGCCGCCGCAATGGGTGGTGGCGATCCAGCGGGTGAGCGACCACGGGCTCGCGTCCTTCATACTCCGGGAACCGGTGACCACGCAGGTCTCGACGGTCCGCTTCCGCGACGTCACCTGGGCCGCGACTCCCTACGAGGGGCACCACCCGCTCGAGTACAAATTCGACGAAGTGCTGGAGGAGAGAACGCTCGCGCCGGGGACGGTGATCATCGATCTCGCGCAGCCGGGCGCGCGCGTTGCGGCGCACCTGTTCGAACCCGCCGGCCCCGATGCGCTCGTGCGCTGGGACTACTTCGACGCGTCCTTCGAGCAGAAGGAATACATCGAGAGCTATGTGATCGAGGAAATGGCGCACGACATGCTGGCCCGGGATGCAGCGCTGGTGCGTGAGTTCGAGGAGATGAAACAGGACTCGACTTTCGCGGGCAACCCGGACCGGATCCGCGACTGGTTCTACCGCCGCACGCCCTACTTCGATACGCGCCAGAACCTCTACCCGGTGGGCCGCATCCTCGACCGCGACACCGTCGAGCGGCTGCGCCGCATGTCCCGCTAG